In Eucalyptus grandis isolate ANBG69807.140 chromosome 4, ASM1654582v1, whole genome shotgun sequence, the following proteins share a genomic window:
- the LOC120292551 gene encoding E3 ubiquitin-protein ligase UPL5-like, whose amino-acid sequence MRKHAFCMLVVRYAKRSDDHKWLLERKDIMDFESIVIAETWSDICDLTMFLCPLRTVMSGYTGCEHPVSLPMENEHRDVLFEDMLKKMDKCLLRMEQHLSANVSGEIDIACPDLYGGTLHLKYFNFSGRMIGLALMHKVQVGIVLDRVFFLQLGGYSISLEDIRDADPYMYNSCKQILEMDTEFIDSDALGLTFVREVEELGLRRVVELCDGGKGMVVNSKNRNDYVDLLIKDRFVTSISQQVSHFAQGFGDILSDLRLQKFFFQSLELEDIDQMLHRSENDISVEDWKAHTEYNGYKSNYPQIVWFWKIVSEMSPQQKKNILFFWTSVKYLPVEGFRGLASRLYIYKSTEHVSRLPSSHTCFYRLCFPPYPSMTIMQQCLSIIAQELVGCSFGTQ is encoded by the exons ATGAGGAAGCATGCATTTTGTATGCTTGTTGTCCGTTATGCGAAGCGAAGTGATGATCACAAATGGCTTCTTGAACGCAAAGATATTATGGATTTTGAATCTATAGTGATTGCGGAGACTTGGAGCGATATCTGTGATTTAACAATGTTCTTGTGCCCTTTGCGAACTGTAATGTCTGGATACACGGGTTGCGAGCATCCAGTCTCTTTGCCTATGGAAAATGAACATCGTGATGTTCTGTTTGAGGACATGCTAAAGAAGATGGATAAGTGTCTTTTAAGAATGGAGCAGCACTTATCTGCAAACGTAAGTGGGGAAATTGATATTGCATGTCCAGA CCTCTACGGTGGAACCCTGCACCTCAAGTATTTCAACTTCTCTGGTCGAATGATAGGCTTAGCTCTGATGCATAAAGTACAAGTAGGGATTGTTTTGGATCGGGTATTTTTCTTGCAATTGGGTGGATATTCTATTTCTCTGGAAGACATAAGAGATGCGGATCCTTACATGTATAATAGCTGCAAGCAGATTCTGGAAATGGATACTGAATTTATTGATTCTGATGCTTTAGGACTAACATTCGTCAGAGAAGTTGAGGAGTTGGGATTGAGGAGAGTTGTGGAACTCTGTGATGGTGGGAAGGGCATGGTGGTGAATAGCAAGAATAGGAATGATTATGTTGATCTTCTCATAAAAGATCGGTTTGTTACCTCAATCTCTCAACAGGTATCGCATTTTGCACAAGGTTTTGGTGATATTCTTAGTGACTTGAGGTTGCAGAAGTTCTTTTTTCAAAGTTTAGAGCTTGAAGATATTGATCAAATGCTACACAGGAGTGAGAATGATATTTCTGTTGAAGATTGGAAGGCACATACAGAGTACAATGGTTACAAATCTAATTATCCTCAGATAGTCTGGTTTTGGAAG ATTGTCAGTGAAATGTCACCTCAGCAGAAAAAGAATATCCTTTTCTTCTGGACGTCGGTGAAGTATCTGCCCGTGGAGGGATTTCGGGGTTTGGCATCTCGCCTTTACATATACAAGTCTACGGAGCATGTGAGCCGCCTACCATCATCCCATACATGCTTTTATCGTCTGTGCTTTCCACCTTATCCCAGCATGACCATCATGCAACAATGCCTTTCCATCATCGCTCAAGAACTTGTAGGCTGCAGCTTCGGTACTCAGTGa